One window of the Labeo rohita strain BAU-BD-2019 chromosome 9, IGBB_LRoh.1.0, whole genome shotgun sequence genome contains the following:
- the ildr2 gene encoding immunoglobulin-like domain-containing receptor 2 isoform X5: MVLLHGFWILFIFSLQSCDGVHVIVKDEKKFAMLFSSIVLPCHYTTSSSQTPVVQWLYKSYCTDRTRDSFTFSESLGVHVSDLGASSHLDCSDESRTVRIVASAQGLSTTLAEHYKGRDISIINKADLRIGQLQWGDSGVYFCRVIIADDLEGKNEGHVELLVQEWVFVGAVVLGSVLFLLLVGICWCQCCPHSCCCYVRCCCCPDTCCCPKHLYEAGKMAKSGQPPQIPMYQPYYVPGVPVVSVVPPAAPSIIEPKITTVNRSVENNIAGVRSGYRLQPSQGQDAMKVVYYVERDLAQFHPTKGGSHPSAGSLSELSSLHDGEVDFRQTYRQVQRKALPPINDHMDEPRIRTASIGNGLRSSHYQSNHSLDEHDNRWNCRSEHLPRKAFDARGRTGSLDELEEFAMSYGPHGRRRGDYRGPQRDFEMGPRSRDHPTSYRDGPRYSRDDDEDDWRRRGSPPSPPKRRITAGSERYLARQRSYDDTYLNSLLERKARGHGERGGRADDDSDTPSKGSSKKSSDCYNSRSPSNRPEEDDPLPPYSEREAERYRTEEHLGRERYRTVDPATRPFSYTRPAHGLSHTLQERREDRDKPRKLTSHFELPFNSLGPLI, translated from the exons CGTGGTGCAGTGGTTGTACAAGTCCTACTGTACAGACCGTACTCGGGATTCCTTCACATTTTCTGAGTCCCTGGGAGTCCACGTATCTGATCTGGGAGCCTCGTCTCATCTGGATTGCTCTGACGAAAGCCGCACAGTCCGCATAGTGGCCTCCGCACAGGGACTTTCCACGACCTTAGCAGAGCACTACAAAGGAAGAGACATCTCCATCATTAACA AAGCAGATCTGCGCATTGGACAGCTGCAATGGGGCGACAGCGGTGTGTATTTCTGTAGGGTGATCATTGCTGATGATTTGGAAGGGAAAAATGAAGGCCACGTGGAGCTGCTGGTGCAGG AGTGGGTGTTTGTAGGAGCTGTCGTCCTTGGTAGTGTTCTCTTCCTGTTGTTGGTTGGGATCTGCTGGTGCCAGTGTTGCCCTCACTCCTGCTGTTGTTATgtacgctgctgctgctgtcctGATACATGCTGCTGTCCAAAACACT TATATGAAGCAGGGAAGATGGCGAAGAGTGGTCAACCTCCACAGATTCCCATGTATCAACCTTACTACGTTCCTGGTGTTCCTGTGGTTTCTGTAGTTCCTCCAGCTGCACCATCTATCATTGAACCCAAGATAACTACAGTGAATCGTTCAGTAGAAAACAATATAGCTGGAG TGCGCAGTGGCTATCGACTCCAACCCAGTCAGGGTCAGGACGCTATGAAGGTTGTGTACTACGTAGAGAGGGACCTGGCGCAGTTCCACCCTACCAAGGGGGGCAGTCATCCAT CAGCTGGCAGCCTATCAGAACTCAGCTCTCTGCATGACGGTGAAGTAGACTTCAGGCAGACCTATCGGCAGGTCCAGAGGAAGGCACTGCCACCCATCAATGACCATATGGATGAGCCACGTATCCGAACAGCATCAATTGGCAATGGGCTTCGCTCCTCGCATTATCAGAGCAATCACTCTCTGGATGAGCATGACAACAG ATGGAACTGTCGTTCTGAGCACCTGCCCCGCAAAGCCTTTGATGCTAGGGGGCGCACAGGGTCACTAGATGAGCTGGAAGAGTTTGCTATGTCATACGGCCCACATGGTCGTCGGAGAGGTGACTATCGTGGACCTCAGCGAGACTTTGAAATGGGTCCAAGGTCGCGGGACCATCCAACGTCATACCGAGACGGGCCACGGTATTCTcgtgatgatgatgaagacgACTGGCGTCGTCGAGGCTCACCACCTTCACCGCCAAAAAGGCGCATCACTGCCGGCAGTGAGCGTTACCTCGCTCGTCAGAGGTCTTACGATGATACCTACCTGAACAGTCTGCTGGAGCGCAAGGCGAGGGGCCACGGAGAGCGAGGTGGGAGGGCTGATGATGACAGTGACACACCCTCGAAAGGCAGTTCCAAGAAGAGCAGTGACTGTTACAATAGCAGGTCACCGAGCAACCGTCCCGAGGAGGATGATCCTTTACCTCCATACTCTGAGAGGGAGGCGGAGAGGTATAGAACTGAAGAGCATTTAGGGAGGGAGCGGTACAGGACTGTTGATCCTGCCACACGGCCTTTTTCGTACACACGTCCAGCTCATGGACTGTCCCATACGTTACAGGAGCGCAGAGAGGACAGGGACAAACCCAGGAAACTG ACTTCCCATTTTGAACTACCGTTCaatagtttggg ACCACTCATCTAA
- the ildr2 gene encoding immunoglobulin-like domain-containing receptor 2 isoform X1 — protein sequence MVLLHGFWILFIFSLQSCDGVHVIVKDEKKFAMLFSSIVLPCHYTTSSSQTPVVQWLYKSYCTDRTRDSFTFSESLGVHVSDLGASSHLDCSDESRTVRIVASAQGLSTTLAEHYKGRDISIINKADLRIGQLQWGDSGVYFCRVIIADDLEGKNEGHVELLVQGRTGVLDDILPEFDLEIMPEWVFVGAVVLGSVLFLLLVGICWCQCCPHSCCCYVRCCCCPDTCCCPKHLYEAGKMAKSGQPPQIPMYQPYYVPGVPVVSVVPPAAPSIIEPKITTVNRSVENNIAGVRSGYRLQPSQGQDAMKVVYYVERDLAQFHPTKGGSHPSAGSLSELSSLHDGEVDFRQTYRQVQRKALPPINDHMDEPRIRTASIGNGLRSSHYQSNHSLDEHDNRWNCRSEHLPRKAFDARGRTGSLDELEEFAMSYGPHGRRRGDYRGPQRDFEMGPRSRDHPTSYRDGPRYSRDDDEDDWRRRGSPPSPPKRRITAGSERYLARQRSYDDTYLNSLLERKARGHGERGGRADDDSDTPSKGSSKKSSDCYNSRSPSNRPEEDDPLPPYSEREAERYRTEEHLGRERYRTVDPATRPFSYTRPAHGLSHTLQERREDRDKPRKLTSHFELPFNSLGPLI from the exons CGTGGTGCAGTGGTTGTACAAGTCCTACTGTACAGACCGTACTCGGGATTCCTTCACATTTTCTGAGTCCCTGGGAGTCCACGTATCTGATCTGGGAGCCTCGTCTCATCTGGATTGCTCTGACGAAAGCCGCACAGTCCGCATAGTGGCCTCCGCACAGGGACTTTCCACGACCTTAGCAGAGCACTACAAAGGAAGAGACATCTCCATCATTAACA AAGCAGATCTGCGCATTGGACAGCTGCAATGGGGCGACAGCGGTGTGTATTTCTGTAGGGTGATCATTGCTGATGATTTGGAAGGGAAAAATGAAGGCCACGTGGAGCTGCTGGTGCAGG GTAGGACAGGTGTGCTGGATGACATCCTGCCTGAGTTTGATTTGGAGATTATGCCAG AGTGGGTGTTTGTAGGAGCTGTCGTCCTTGGTAGTGTTCTCTTCCTGTTGTTGGTTGGGATCTGCTGGTGCCAGTGTTGCCCTCACTCCTGCTGTTGTTATgtacgctgctgctgctgtcctGATACATGCTGCTGTCCAAAACACT TATATGAAGCAGGGAAGATGGCGAAGAGTGGTCAACCTCCACAGATTCCCATGTATCAACCTTACTACGTTCCTGGTGTTCCTGTGGTTTCTGTAGTTCCTCCAGCTGCACCATCTATCATTGAACCCAAGATAACTACAGTGAATCGTTCAGTAGAAAACAATATAGCTGGAG TGCGCAGTGGCTATCGACTCCAACCCAGTCAGGGTCAGGACGCTATGAAGGTTGTGTACTACGTAGAGAGGGACCTGGCGCAGTTCCACCCTACCAAGGGGGGCAGTCATCCAT CAGCTGGCAGCCTATCAGAACTCAGCTCTCTGCATGACGGTGAAGTAGACTTCAGGCAGACCTATCGGCAGGTCCAGAGGAAGGCACTGCCACCCATCAATGACCATATGGATGAGCCACGTATCCGAACAGCATCAATTGGCAATGGGCTTCGCTCCTCGCATTATCAGAGCAATCACTCTCTGGATGAGCATGACAACAG ATGGAACTGTCGTTCTGAGCACCTGCCCCGCAAAGCCTTTGATGCTAGGGGGCGCACAGGGTCACTAGATGAGCTGGAAGAGTTTGCTATGTCATACGGCCCACATGGTCGTCGGAGAGGTGACTATCGTGGACCTCAGCGAGACTTTGAAATGGGTCCAAGGTCGCGGGACCATCCAACGTCATACCGAGACGGGCCACGGTATTCTcgtgatgatgatgaagacgACTGGCGTCGTCGAGGCTCACCACCTTCACCGCCAAAAAGGCGCATCACTGCCGGCAGTGAGCGTTACCTCGCTCGTCAGAGGTCTTACGATGATACCTACCTGAACAGTCTGCTGGAGCGCAAGGCGAGGGGCCACGGAGAGCGAGGTGGGAGGGCTGATGATGACAGTGACACACCCTCGAAAGGCAGTTCCAAGAAGAGCAGTGACTGTTACAATAGCAGGTCACCGAGCAACCGTCCCGAGGAGGATGATCCTTTACCTCCATACTCTGAGAGGGAGGCGGAGAGGTATAGAACTGAAGAGCATTTAGGGAGGGAGCGGTACAGGACTGTTGATCCTGCCACACGGCCTTTTTCGTACACACGTCCAGCTCATGGACTGTCCCATACGTTACAGGAGCGCAGAGAGGACAGGGACAAACCCAGGAAACTG ACTTCCCATTTTGAACTACCGTTCaatagtttggg ACCACTCATCTAA